The genomic interval TAGGTTCTGCTAAACCCAAGCACTTACTTGGTGCTGCTTTTCATGCTgtggactcagtttcctcatctgtataatgggtcTGATATGCTAGCAGCCTCATAGGTTTGCTGTCCAGTGATTAAGTGAGTTAGGGTTTGTAAAGCTCTTTgaacactgcctggcacacagcctaAGGACTCAGGAAGTTTCAGAAACCATCTCTTTGATCCTTAAAACTACAAGCACATACATTAACCCATGGGTCAGTGGAATCCCCCGAGAATTCTCCACTCACCACTAGGGATCTGAGGGTCGTCTTAAAGACTCAAATAAAGCTGCGTTGGCTCTTACTGCAGCACATTAAGATCtttgggatcttcaatctttgttgcatcatgtcGAATCTtccgttgcagcatgtgggatctaattccctgaccagggatcaaaccccagccctTGGCATTGGGAGAaaggagtctcagccactggaccacctgggaagtccttagagtgtcttttttttttttttttaactttttaatcaaggtatagttgatttacaatgttgtgttaatttctgcagtacagcaaagtgactcagtttatacaggtttctttttaatattcttttccattatggtctatCCCAGGATATAGTTGaatatgggattcccaggtggctcagaggtaaagaatctgcctgcccaatgcgaggagatgcaggacacatgggtttgtttcctggggtgggaagatctcctagaggaggaaatggcaatccactccagtattcttgcctggaaagtcccatggacagaggagcctgggaggctacagtccatggagtcccaaagagtcagatgtgacttagcaactgagcatgttcATACATAGTCGAATacggttccctgtgctattcagtagaaccttgtcatttatccattctctataatagcttgcatctgctaatcccaaactcccattccatccctcctgtatcccctctcccccttggcagccATAGATCTgtgctctatgtctgtgagtctgtttctattttgtagataggttcacttgtggcatagtttagattccacatataagtgataccatgtggTATtagtctttgtctgacttacatcACCACTTAGTATATAatcatctctaggtccgtccattgTTGCTgcaaaatggcatcatttcactccttttatggctgagtggtattccactgTATGCACTGGAGCTCTTCTATGGAAAAATTCACTCACCAGTTCTTGTAAACATTATGTGGGCCAAAATAACCAAAGAACaacagaaacaacagaaaaaatagaTTCAGCCCCTGGGCTTCCAGTTTGAGAGACCCTCTGATCCAAGGGGATAAGTTTTGCTAAGAAATCTGTGTCACAAGAGGCTAagtatttgtgaccccataagtTGGCCATGCCAAGTTCAGTGACTATGCCACAGGTTGGGGCCAGCTAGCACAGCATTCTCCCTCCCTATCTACCTGCAGTATTGGTGGGGTGCAGGCCTCCACCTACACACGGGCCTTCTGCCTCTGACTGCCCACGAATTCCTCTCCCTGCCAAGACAGCCAGAGTGATGTGTTGATTGCCACTCAGGATTCTGGCTCTAGGATTCTATTTTTTTGTCCACATGGTGCAGTTTGGgagatcttcgttccctgaccagggatagaacccaggctcTGGCAGTGAAAATGCgcagttctaaccactggaccaccagagaattccctctaGGATTCTAGAATGCTCGGGAAGAAGGGAGATTATCCTGAAGACCTAGAATGCCAGGCACTCTCAGATTCTGGGTGTCCATGATTTCAGAGATTCCACAATTCAGATCCGCCAAGGTTCTAGAACTCAGGGATTCTCTAAGTTTGGTACTGCCTGCCCGGGTCTCCCATAATTGCCCGTGACAGATAATACAGTGTCTCGAGGCAGAAACCATGATCCCTCTAATCCAGCGGCCGAGGCAGAGGGCCTACTGCCTGCGGCCACCTGGCTTTTCCTAACGGCTTAATGAGAAAGTCAGAATTAATTGGAACTGGCACCCAGCACTTGCAGGGCTCGGCGTGGCCGGCTCGGCCTCCATATGTTAAAGCTGAGCATCTCTGGTTCTGCTCTGACCTGTTCTGCACACCGACAGGTGTGTTGCCTGAAACTTGGAGGTTAGCCTGAcaagggaggaggctgggacTGTGGTGACCAGTGCCACAGGCAAagtcagccccaccccacccctgcctgagACAGCGCAACCAGCATTCTGGACCCTCATTGTCtccctcctctgggcctcagtttccctccttCGCTCAGTGAGACCAGCCTCAGAGTTCCTTGTGGATTACATGTAAATTGCTCAGCCTGTGTGCTGTGCCATAATCTGTCCTTGGGCACCTGGATAGATTCCCAGAAGGGATACAGCAGTTTCCGTTTTAATAGCTATTATCAGAGAGATTAGAACATTTCACACATATAATCAGAGAGATTAGAACATGCACCCCCAGTGCATGAGATTGCTCTTTTCCCCAAACCCCAGCAACATGGTGAATTatcaaactttttcatcattagtaacctgatagatttttttttaaagtattttgtggtagttttattttatatttagcttATGACAAGTGAGAATGAACTCCCTTTTATATGCTTAGAAGACATTTGTATTCCCTTTTCAAAAACTGTTCATATCATTTGCCTCTTCCTATTGGATTTTTGGTCCTCATTGACTTCTaaaagctctttacatattaagGAAATCATTCTATTGTCTACCATGTCTTGGAAAAGTTTCTCTGACTTAATCTATTGACCCTTCTAGTATTTGTGTGTATAGGaattctatatttatatatagtcagTTATTAATCTCTTAAATCATTAAAGGTGTAATGTCATGCTTCAACACACTGGGATTATTATTAAacttccatgttttcttctaatagtttaatagtttctctgtctctgtttttctctctgtttttttgcTTGGTGGGGGATGATCCATCTGGAATTAAATttcctcttgttgttcagttgcccagttgtttccaactctttgcgaccccatggactgcagcacgctaggcttccctgtccttccctatctcccagtgatgccatccacccatctcatcctctaacaccctcttctcttgtcctcaatctttcccagcatcagggacttttccaatgagtcggctgttcacatcagatgaccaaaatactggagcttcagcttcagcccttccaacgagtattcaaggttgatttcccttaagattgactggtttgatctccctcctgtccaagggactttcaggagtcttctccagcaccacagttcaaaagcatcaattctttggcattctgccttctttacggtccagctctcacaaccatacatgactactgggaaaaccgtagccttgattatatgcacctttgtcagcacagtaatgtctctgcttttcaacacacagtctaggtttgtcatagctttcctgccatgaagcaatcatcttctgatttcatggctgtggtcaccatccgcagtgattttagagcccaagaagaggaaacctatcactacttccacattttccccttctatttgccatgaagtaacaggctggatgccatgatcttagtttttttaatatttagttttaagccagttctttcactctcctccttcaccctcatctgggctctttagctccttttcaccttctgccattagagtggtatcattcgcatatctgaagttgttgagtttctcccgcctatcatgattccagcttgttactcatccagcccagcatttctcatgatgtgttcagCGTATAGGTTaagcaaacagggtgacagcagacagccctgctgtactcctttctcaatcttgaaccaatcagttgttccatacagggttctaactgttgcttcttgacccccatacaggtttctcaggagacaggtaacacggtctggtagtcccatctctttcagagctttccacagtttgttatgacacacacagtcaaaggctttagcgtagtccatgaaacagaggtagatgttttcctggaatttcctagctttctctatgatccaacaaatgttggcaattttatctctggttcctcttctttttctaaacccagcttggacatctggaagttcttggttcacataatgctgaagcctagcatgcaagattttaagcatgtccttactagcatgggagatgagtgcaattgtccaatggttagcacattctttagtactacgcttcttgggaattgggatgaggattgaccttttccagtctcatGGCCACTGCTGCTTGCCCCATCCAATTAAATTTGTTCTTAGCCACCTTTAAAATCTCCATCTGAAATCTGATGGTTGTCTAAGAAGCTGCATAGAAAGTGGACAATAGCATGATGGCTGAAGCCAGGTGGCTAGggctcaaatcctggctctgccatttttCACTGTGTATCCTCAAGGAAATTACCATCTCTGAGtctcacttttttgttgttgttgttcagtcactgagtcatgtctgactctacaaccccatggactatagacctcaggctcctctgtccatggggttttccaggcaagaatactggagtcagtagccatttccttcttcaggagatcttcctgacccagggattgaactcgtgtcttccacatctcctgcattagcagatgggttctttaccactacctccacctgggaagcccaagtctcACTTTACTTATAATCTGTATAATAGGAGATAATAGTGCCATGTGAGAATTAAGggaagctttcttttctctttttaaatgtttagaagGTCATCTGTCACtaagcagggttttttttttttttttttctctctctttcctgtttgctatttttgtttttatttgcttttccttgaGTAGTTTAATTGCACTTGATGATTCTTTCAGCATAGCCAATTAGCCAGTGACTATGCTTCAGGAACATTTCCAAGTGCTTACGCGTGGTAATGCATTCCTTGTAGCAATCCCATTGGACAGATGGCAacattgaggcccagagaggttaagttccTTCCTAAGAAACATGCAAGGGTCAGGGTCAGGCTCAGAACTCTCGATCTGTCCACTGCCCTGTTCTGATTTCAGCCTTCCTCCCCAGCTTTTGGTCACTGCTGGAGGAAGAGCCCCCAGAGGGCTCCAGAGTAACTGGCTTCTAAGTACAGACAGCCTCTCTGAGGTCAAGTCAACATTCTGGACACCCAGAACTGGCCAGTCCTGTCCTGGCAGGTATGGCGACGGATGGGGGCAAGCAGCAATCAAGGAAGGCTTTCAGGAAGAGGGTGCTTGGATAAGTAAGACTGGAGAGGCTGGTGGAGCCTGAGAAAGGGGTTGCCAGGGTGGGGGAAGACTGTATGGAACTGGGAGTAGGTGATTTCCTGCTTACAAGTCTCCCCTGACCATCACTGGCCACAAGCCTTGACTCTTGCTTCTCCCTGCTAGGCACACACCTAAACAGTTGTTGATCATGGACATGTAACTCCTTGGTGGGAGTGTTGAACTCCTACTCATATGCCAAAGCCCCAGTGCCCTGTGCTTACCCATTTGGAAAGCCATCTATCCCTACTGGCCTTTTCCAGCTTGGGGTCTCTTCTACCACTCAAACCCTGACCACATAGCACTGGGAATCTGTGTGTCCGGCTCTGCATCCCCGACCTTCAGTGGGGTGACCCTTGAAGGCATAGCACTAAATTGAGATTTCTCTGGCACACAGCATCACTCACTCAGCCTGGACACAGAATAAAGTACTGGTTGAATGTATCATCAAGGAAATAAGAGGCTAAATGAGAGTCAGATATGTGAGTGACAAATACAAACCTCAGTCACTTCCCTCCAGGGCTCCCATCTCCCTTGGGGTAAAAACCCAAGTCCTGCTTGTGGACCCTCAAGGCCCTGCACGACCTGCTGCATTCcttcccaccgcccccccccccccccccccccttagcTCACTCTGCTCCAACCCCATAGGCCTCCTCACTGTTCCTCCAAGACACTAGGCAGGGtcttgccccagggcctttgcacgggCTGTCCCCCAGCTCAGCATGCAGTAAGCACTCTCGATTGTGACCTTTGGCGTGGCTGGCTCACTCCTCCATCAGATCTCCATTCAAATACCACCTCCACAGAGGGGCCTCCCTTGACCTTGATCTCTGAAATAGCCGGCCAGTCTGGGCCTCTGGTCCCTGCCTGGCATTTCCCACGATCGGATGCAGTGTGTATTTACATAGTTATCTTTATGATGCGGCTGTTTTCTGTACGTTTTATCCCCTGGTTCCCTGGGCGCCTCCATCTGCCTGGCGCGCAGTAGGCACTTAATACATCTCGGCGTAAACCGAGGGGCGTCTGCGGGTGGGGGCGCGGGGCCGGCGAGTCTCCCGCCGCGCCCCGCCCTCGCGGGGCCTCCAGCCTGCGCGCCGGGCGCGCccgggagggcggggcggggcgcggccgcggcgggggcgggcgggcgggcggccggGCCGGTCGGGTGGGTGCGGAGGGCGGGCGCGCGCGCGCTGGGCCCCGAGCCGGGTCCGAGCGCCCGGTGAGAGCCATGGAGGGGCTGCGGCGGGGCCTATCTCGCTGGAAGCGCTACCACATCAAGGTGCACCTGGCGGACGAGGCGCTGCTGCTGCCGCTCACTGTGCGGCCGCGGGACACGCTCAGCGACCTGCGCGCCCAGCTCGTGGGCCAGGGAGTGAGCTCCTGGAAGCGCACCTTCTACTACAACGCGCGGCGGCTGGACGACCACCAGACGGTGCGCGACGTGCGACTACAGGACGGCTCGGTGCTTCTGCTCGTCAGCGACCCCAGGTGGCCGGGGGCTGGGCCGGCGACCTGGGAACTGGGGagggggcctgggggcgggggtcaGGTGGCCCCGGCTGAAGTTCCGGGTGAGGGTGAGTCAGGGCTCCGGGGAGACGACGGGGAACTGGAGTGATGGGTTGGGAGGTGGGTCAGGATTGACGGGGCCTGGGGGGGCACTGGTGGGCCTGGTTGGGGTGGAAGAGGGGAGGTGGTGGGTCAGGGATGGGGAGAGAACAGGGGGCCTGGCTGGGTCCCAGGTGAGGGGTGAGTCAGGCCTATGGGGGAGATGGCAAGGAACTGAAAGCCTGGCTGGCGTCCCGGGttgggtgggaggtgggtcagGATGGATGGGGCCTGGAGGGCACTGCTGGGCCTGGCTGGGGTCCTGGCTGGGGGTGCTAGGGGAAGACAGCAGGGCACCCCAGGGCCTGGCTGGCATCGCCAGTGGGCTGGGAATTTGGGAAGTGGGTCAGGCTGGGGGGAGGCGAGGAGAGAGCTTGGTTGGGATGGGATGGAGTGGGTGGGATGGTTGCCGGGGATGGACTAGGGGCCCTTCTTGCCCCTGTGTTTGCCGCCCCCATTCTCCCCTCCAAGCACTGGCTATTGTGGGAACCCGCTGCgaaggaaggatggagggagccAGGTGCCAAGAAAGGTCAGGAGGGCTGCTCGATTCCCCCTGcaggttttcttcttttatcactCTGTCTGCCTCTCTGAAGCCTCCCCTGCATTTCTCTTGATCTCTCTGTTTTCCGTCAGTCCCTCTCTGGGGGATGCTGTCCCTgttaaatttcatttcctttccttcttcctgtctctgtctatctctctctctgtttctctgtgtctctattcattTCTGCCTCTGCTCtttttctctatatatgtatgtatgtctctcttccttttctgttcatttcccCCACTACCCCTGCCTTCCCCACAAACTCCTGCTGCCCTTGCTGCCCATGCTCTGATCTGGCCATCTGCGGGTATCTAGAGAGGTCCCCTGGCCAAGGTGACCTGAGATGAGTGGGTCTCCCAGTTCAAGGAGGGTGGGGGTTGGGCAGAAGGGCCATGAGAACAGCAAACGCAGAGCCCTGGGGCAGctttgggaaatggtgaaggcTGATGCTTGGCTAGATGGACAATGAGACGGATGAGATGGGCAGTGGCTGGTCCCAGAGCCCAAGATAGACATGCTGGATGGGGGAGGAACTGGAACTTTCTGTGTAATCTTGGAGTTTATGGGGATTATGCTTGCTGGGCCCCTAGAGGCTTGATCCACCAAGCCCGgggtggctttttaaaaatacttgtttgACCACACTGGGTCTCAAATGCTGGTTGCAGCACTTGAGATCTTTGATTTTCACTGTGACATGTGTGatctttcagttgcagcatgcaaactcttagttgcagcatgtgggatctagttccctgaccaaggattgaacccaggccctctgcattagagcgcagagtcttagccactggaccatcaggaaagtccctgggGGATATTTTGAGAGCAGTAGTCTCAGATGACATTCCTGAAGGCTCAAGATACAGTAGGAGGGCTTGTCTCTCCAGGACCTCTCAAGGGAGGGTCTCAGGAgtaggaggagatgggggtgcGCTGGGAGAGGATGTTCCTGGCAGTGGCCAGACAAAGCCTAGCAGCTGAATGATGCACAAATGCCCACACAATTAGTGTTCAATATACAATAAGCATTCATTAATCGCCTAGTGTATGCCAGGTCATGTGCTGGGCACTGGCATTCAGCAGAGACCCAGACTAGGCTTGCCCTCATGGAGCCCACAGTCAGTctagtgggagagacagacaagGAACCAAATAAATATGTGATAAAACATCAGGTTGTAATAAGTGCTGTGGAAAGTTGCAGAAAGGTCAAGAGTGATGGAGGTGTTGCTGCCTTATCAACAGTGGCCAGGAGAGGTGTCTCAGAGAAGCTGACATTTCAGAGTACCATGTGAAGGAGCTGATTAAACACAGAACAAGAGTGGGCAGGagggtgttccaggcagagggcacagcatATGCAAAGACCCTGGGGCAGGACCTGGTGTGTTGGAGGAACAGTGAGGAGGCCCCTGTGTCTGGGGCAGAGTAAGCGaggtggagagagggaggaggggagggcaaggaggggctggggcaggtCATGCAGGACCTTGTGGGCCATGAGGAGGACTTGGGCTTTGATCCCCAAGGGAGATGGGAGCCCTGGAGGGCTATGGGCAGAGGAGGGGTGTGGCCTGACTCAGGTGCTCACAGGCGCCCTCTGCAGGAAGGATAAACTGGTGTGGAGGGGCGGTCTGGTGATGGTGAGTGATGGTGGCAGCTGAACTAAGACAGAGTCAACTTGCTGTTCCTCCAACTCTCTAGGCGTgatcctacctcagggcctttgcactgctgTTCCCTCTACCTGGAATGCTTTCCAATTCCCTCCCTCAGCTCCTTCAGGCCTTAGTTCAGTGTAGATTATCCTCAGTGTAATCTTATCCTATACACTTTTCCTCAGTGTAATTTTCCCTGACCACCTGTTTAAAACTGCATCCCACCAACACCTGCTTTATCTTTCTCCCTGGAACTGACTTGTCTATATTTCACTGATTATTTTTGCTACTATTTTACTAATTCTTTTCACCCCATCTCCACCACTAGACTGTAAACTCTATGAGGGCATTGTTGTCCATCCTATTCACTGCTGTCTCCCCagttcagtgcctggcacacagtaggtgctcaacaaatgttcATTGACTGTATGATCTCTGGAGGTGAGGAAGAGGATGCTCAGAACATCTTCCTGGAGTCCTAATGGCTCCTGGAAGCAAGAGAGAGGATCTCTAGGGTGGAAGCGAGTCGTGGCAGATGCAGAAAGATGCATTGGCTGGATACCAGGCAAACCAGGAGGCCGTAAGTGCCAAGGTGAGGGCTGCGTTGGCCTGTAACCCGTGTCTTTCTGTCTCCCTCCTGCAGGTAACCTGGGTTGGAGGATGCAGAGCCGTGGCCGAGGGGACCAAAGGTGCTGGCTGAAGGagcggctgggatggggaggcGAATCTCCTGGGAGCCTTGACCTCACTCAGGGTAAGTCTCTCTAGTACTTGGGACATGGAAGGGACCTTAGAGATTATGGAGACcacagatgggtaaactgagacccagagatgaGAAGGAACTCATCTCTGATGACCATCACCCCTCTCCATATTCCTGCACTTCTAGACCCTGGGGTAGGGTCACAGGCCTCATGTTCTCCCTTCCCTTTGAACTAATACGTGGCCCTGAGTAATGCTGCCCTGActtgctgtgtgtccttggggaaATTGCTCATGTGCTCTGGGTTCTGTTACTCCCCCTCCTGCCATTGAAAGAGTGGACTTTGGTTGGCATGTTTGGTGTAATTGCACTCTTTGCCTGCAATTCTTGTTACTGCCACCAGGTGGCTCCAAGTGCCAAGCTCCCCTGGCTACCAGGGTGATGGAAGGGGAGGAGCTGGTGGCAGGTAGTAGGGGGAAGGTAAGAAGGAAGACTGGTCAGAGAGCTGGTCTTTCATCCTCTTATTGGGGCCTGGATTGAAATTGTcttatcccctccctcctgctgtTCCAAGGTTCTGGGTTGCCAGGATAGATGGTGAAACACTGGCCTGCCCAGCTGCTGCCTGCCGCCTGGGACCTTTCTGATGGAGCCCTAGTCCTTGACACTGACTGAGGACATTGCTGCTCCAGGCCAGCCAGCCTTCCAGTTGTGCTGTGTGATCCTGAGGCCATGGCTCCCACCTTGGAGGTTCAAGTGCCCAGGGGGATCCACAGTGTCATCTTGGGAGGCAGCTGGAGGATGTCACAAGTGGAGAAGCATAGAGTGGAGACGAGGGGAGCTTGTGGGCATCACCAGCTCCTGCCTTGAACGTTCTCTCAGGCATGCCTCTGCCCAAGCTGTGCCCCATGCTGGAAGCACTTCTTACACCCCTGTCTTCAGTTCTAGTCCACCAGGGATTgcagcctcctccaggaagtcttggATTTCCTTCTTCCCAGCCAGTGAGCACCTTGTCCTCTTTGGGGCCCCCACAGTCCCCCTCTACTGTGAAGAGCCTCAGCTGGTGGGTGTGGCCAGTTACTCACGAACTCTCAAATGACTGAAGGTGAAGACTGGGGGACACCAGCCCTCTCTCAGCACTCCAGTGTTGCACTTTCCGCTCCCCGAAACCTCTCCGCAAGTTGCACCCATGCCTGCTCCCTTGTCGGCGTCCTTCACTTGCAGCACAGGGTCTTCTGGTTGAATGGGTGGGGGTCTGTGCCTGGCAGAGCGCTGAGACTTTGATGATAATCATGGGGGTGATCCGGACTATTCCAGGCAGTGTGTTGTAGGAATTCTGGGTATAAGGCCCTCTGGGTGGGgaattccctgtggtccagtggttaggactctgctttcgcTGTGCTTccagccagggttcaatccctggttgggaaattaagatcGCACAAGCTGCGATGTggggacagaaaaaagaaaaaaggccctCCAAGTAGAATGCGGGTACTCAGTTGTATTTCTGATCTTTGGCCGCAAGGCATCGGGTCCTCTGTGCAGTCCACCCACCACCCGGGGTAGCCCATTCACATGCACTCTCGAGGGCTGCATTCACGCCCTGGGTGCTGGCATCACAGGGTAGAGGCTCAGGAATCTGggaagaaataatgttttaattaAGAGTTTTGTTGGCTGCAGGGCCCAGAGTAGGGACAGATGGATAATAAATCGTGGCCACAGGGAGAATAGCGCTTAGATTGGACTTTGTCTTCCACTgggtggggacagcaccaggCCTGCGGGGCTCCGCTAGCCTCCCCTCAGACAAGCCTGTCTGGGGTTGGCGTTCCTcctcctggggccaggcagcccAGGCCCCTGCTTCTGCCTGGTTTTGGCCTTGGTGGGTCACGCAAACGCTGAGGGACCTgcccactccccatcccccaccccccacccccagggcccagcaggAAAGTGGGGCTTTTAACAGTCACCCCAGCTCCGTTCCTTGGTTCTCACTATGTCCCTAGGTCTGTGCCTGGCCTCCACTTATTCTAGTCTGCCAACTGAAAGGATCATCAGTGGTGGTGAGGATTatgacccattttacagatggagcaTCCAAGGTCACCCCATACCCCTCGGGTCTGCTGCCCTGGCCATCCTTGAACTGAAGGGTCCCCAGCCCATGCACAGGTCCCTGATAGAGGAAGGGGGAGAGTTTCCTGCTTCTTggctgaggtgggggtgggagaaagcattttcaggccttttttgacattttaacaaACAGTATGCAAATCACATGCAAATCATCACTCATTTCTTAATCCTCGACAGCTCCACCGTGTTCTGATATAATAATGTTGGACCTGTCACTTGGTATTGGCCTGGAGGAGGGGTGCAAGTCTTTTCTCTTCcat from Dama dama isolate Ldn47 chromosome 9, ASM3311817v1, whole genome shotgun sequence carries:
- the TINCR gene encoding TINCR ubiquitin domain containing; translated protein: MEGLRRGLSRWKRYHIKVHLADEALLLPLTVRPRDTLSDLRAQLVGQGVSSWKRTFYYNARRLDDHQTVRDVRLQDGSVLLLVSDPR